The Caproicibacterium lactatifermentans genome contains a region encoding:
- a CDS encoding serine hydrolase domain-containing protein, translated as MIVDLVSQMKTMNLMLSILQGNPERCMPYPFEPYREKPLPDRSLYGLETSTPEAQGVESAWLNGFFTALRDCQSIHVHSVAVMRHGKLIAEASFKPYTAAFPHMQFSAAKSVVGMAVGMAVSENRLSVTDKLVDFFPDERSFFHNSHVSNVTIQNLLQMTAGVKYNELFSVTDRDWVRGYLSSECIFEPGSEFYYNSMNTYMLSAVLHRMTGISLVDYLMPRLFTPMRIPRPRWETCPMGIEKGGWGLYLRSVDMAKLGQLYLQQGLWHTAKGDRQLVPEQWVRDSIEKTVRTDGASRDDRYGYQLWSFPVGHSYQYSGLFGQHVFILPHLDAVVAMTSGSQTFVTDEASTITEKYFAKDAEGFHDEPLPNNLHALRKLEDTLAHLYAVQQTIPPQPKKPIWPPFQPAPQLRRTVPPLALSLEGKSYRLESGYGTIMPQTLKAFINNYPPTIEAFSFRFTPGMCHIGIRSGGEDTVLTAGLENEPFRSEMTVNGETYPVGCSVYLTTDEDDRPVLKLYAAFLQTPFTRVIKFVFYHDLQQLLVRFDEQPSIEESCEMMFGLMSGAGASQKHFAMTAAQEKMRPRLKQLSMPKMHGRLIKPEQEMPQTAEKKEPDKIAQTEE; from the coding sequence ATGATTGTCGATTTGGTATCACAGATGAAAACAATGAACTTGATGCTCAGCATTCTGCAGGGCAACCCGGAACGGTGTATGCCGTATCCGTTTGAACCGTACCGTGAAAAGCCGTTGCCGGACCGCTCCCTGTATGGCCTGGAAACCAGTACGCCGGAAGCACAGGGAGTGGAGAGTGCATGGCTGAACGGCTTTTTTACGGCGCTGCGGGACTGCCAAAGCATTCATGTACACAGCGTTGCGGTGATGCGTCACGGAAAGCTGATTGCTGAGGCCAGCTTTAAGCCATACACGGCTGCTTTTCCGCATATGCAGTTTTCTGCCGCAAAAAGCGTGGTAGGCATGGCGGTCGGAATGGCGGTGTCGGAGAACCGGCTGTCCGTGACAGACAAACTGGTTGATTTCTTTCCGGATGAGCGCAGCTTTTTCCACAACTCTCATGTTTCCAATGTGACGATTCAAAACCTGCTGCAGATGACAGCCGGTGTCAAATACAATGAACTGTTTAGCGTGACGGACCGCGACTGGGTGCGCGGTTATCTTTCTTCCGAATGTATCTTTGAGCCGGGCAGCGAGTTTTACTATAACAGCATGAATACGTATATGCTCAGCGCAGTGCTGCACAGAATGACTGGTATATCACTGGTCGATTACCTTATGCCGCGTTTGTTTACGCCCATGCGTATTCCCCGTCCGCGCTGGGAAACCTGCCCGATGGGCATTGAAAAAGGCGGTTGGGGGCTGTATCTGCGCTCAGTAGATATGGCGAAGCTGGGGCAGCTGTACCTGCAGCAGGGCCTGTGGCATACGGCAAAGGGTGACCGCCAGCTGGTGCCGGAACAATGGGTGCGGGACAGCATTGAAAAAACCGTCCGCACAGACGGTGCCTCCCGCGATGACCGGTACGGCTATCAGCTATGGAGTTTTCCAGTAGGTCATTCTTATCAGTACAGTGGATTGTTTGGACAGCATGTGTTTATTCTGCCGCATTTGGATGCAGTTGTGGCCATGACTAGCGGAAGCCAAACCTTTGTAACAGATGAAGCCAGTACCATTACTGAAAAGTACTTTGCGAAAGATGCCGAGGGCTTCCATGATGAACCGCTGCCGAACAATCTGCATGCTTTGCGCAAGCTGGAAGATACACTGGCACACCTGTATGCCGTTCAGCAGACCATACCGCCGCAGCCGAAAAAACCGATATGGCCGCCGTTCCAGCCGGCACCGCAGCTGCGGCGGACCGTTCCACCGCTGGCGCTGTCGCTGGAGGGAAAGAGCTATCGGCTGGAAAGCGGCTATGGAACCATTATGCCGCAGACACTGAAAGCGTTTATCAACAATTATCCGCCGACAATAGAGGCCTTTTCGTTCCGGTTTACACCGGGAATGTGCCATATTGGTATTCGCAGCGGCGGGGAGGATACTGTACTGACAGCCGGACTGGAGAATGAGCCGTTTCGCAGCGAAATGACCGTGAACGGTGAAACGTATCCAGTGGGATGCTCTGTGTATCTGACAACGGATGAAGACGACCGGCCAGTGCTGAAGCTGTATGCTGCCTTTTTGCAGACGCCTTTTACGCGTGTGATTAAATTTGTCTTTTATCATGACCTGCAGCAGTTGCTGGTGCGTTTTGATGAGCAGCCAAGCATTGAAGAATCCTGCGAAATGATGTTTGGTCTGATGTCCGGCGCGGGTGCGTCACAGAAGCATTTTGCCATGACGGCTGCACAGGAAAAAATGCGTCCGCGTCTGAAACAGCTGTCCATGCCAAAGATGCACGGCAGGCTGATAAAACCGGAGCAGGAAATGCCGCAGACCGCGGAAAAGAAAGAACCGGATAAAATAGCACAGACGGAAGAATGA
- a CDS encoding S1C family serine protease produces MNDFNDNQNNNMKDDKSSMNNAEGNANSTIGSGTQWDGESYHSGPVRPGNDSSSAQWQNSSYTSGYNAPPNNPYGSTSSGSGYQEEPVWHQTTWEPPQYHDPGQKQTRRSKRKKEHGATPTWARVVAFIVGGFLISACSIGAFVGLVNNGTIKFGTSGSSGPAFAITKLIDSSSSSSASSSTGSTKLLTKQEVCKKVIPSVVLVQNYQKASSRLDFSGTTDGNTSSQKSGAAINDTGFFDFGDDNGNRNTSSGSTSSDSGDSISPASEGSGVIISSDGYIMTNAHVVDSASALKVVLSNGKSYEAKLIGSDAVTDLALIKISATGLTAAEFGDSSSLKIGDEVVAIGNPGGSELVSSATFGNISALNRTITDSDTGYTRECIQTDAAINPGNSGGALVNMYGQVVGINSSKLTQVGSTSAEGLGFAIPINEAQPIITSLKQYGYVKDRAILGISGRMIDNVTARIYGISNTGFVIQKITNPELTKAGATVGDIITKIDNTTVTSSGTITTVISKKKAGDTVKLTLVSLQTGKSSTISVKLIAQTGKS; encoded by the coding sequence ATGAATGATTTCAATGATAATCAAAACAACAATATGAAAGATGACAAAAGTTCTATGAATAATGCGGAAGGAAATGCCAACTCTACTATTGGAAGCGGTACCCAGTGGGATGGAGAAAGTTATCACTCCGGACCTGTTCGCCCCGGCAATGACAGTTCTTCTGCACAGTGGCAGAACAGCAGCTACACTTCCGGATACAATGCCCCACCGAATAATCCCTATGGCAGTACTTCTTCCGGCAGCGGGTACCAAGAAGAACCTGTATGGCACCAAACCACATGGGAACCGCCGCAGTACCATGACCCCGGGCAAAAACAAACGCGCCGCAGCAAGCGGAAAAAGGAACACGGTGCAACCCCCACTTGGGCGCGTGTGGTGGCCTTTATCGTTGGTGGATTCCTAATCTCTGCCTGTTCCATCGGTGCGTTTGTCGGTTTGGTAAACAACGGTACCATCAAGTTTGGCACTTCCGGTTCTTCCGGTCCCGCATTTGCCATTACCAAACTGATTGACAGTTCCAGCTCCAGCAGTGCTTCCTCCAGCACCGGCAGTACCAAACTTCTGACCAAACAGGAAGTCTGCAAAAAGGTGATTCCCAGCGTTGTTCTGGTACAGAACTACCAGAAGGCCTCCAGCCGACTGGACTTTTCCGGTACAACGGACGGCAATACCAGCAGCCAGAAAAGCGGCGCAGCCATAAACGACACCGGCTTTTTTGACTTTGGTGACGACAATGGAAATAGGAACACCAGCAGCGGCAGTACTAGCTCTGACTCTGGTGACAGCATCTCCCCTGCCAGCGAAGGCTCCGGCGTTATTATCAGCAGTGACGGCTACATTATGACCAATGCCCATGTGGTGGACAGCGCCAGCGCACTGAAAGTTGTCCTCAGCAACGGCAAAAGCTATGAAGCCAAACTGATTGGCAGCGACGCCGTAACGGACCTTGCGCTGATTAAAATTAGCGCTACCGGCCTGACCGCTGCGGAATTTGGGGACAGCAGCAGCCTAAAAATCGGTGACGAAGTGGTCGCTATCGGAAACCCCGGCGGCAGTGAGCTGGTTTCCAGCGCTACATTCGGCAACATTTCTGCACTGAACCGTACCATTACGGACAGCGACACTGGCTACACCCGTGAATGCATCCAAACCGATGCAGCCATCAACCCCGGCAACTCCGGCGGTGCACTGGTTAATATGTACGGACAGGTGGTCGGCATCAATTCCAGCAAATTGACACAGGTCGGCAGTACTTCCGCTGAAGGCCTCGGCTTTGCGATTCCTATCAACGAAGCTCAGCCCATCATCACCAGTCTGAAACAGTACGGCTATGTAAAGGACCGCGCTATCCTGGGCATCAGCGGCCGTATGATTGACAATGTAACTGCACGCATCTACGGCATTTCCAACACTGGATTCGTCATTCAAAAAATAACGAACCCGGAACTGACCAAAGCTGGTGCCACTGTTGGCGATATTATCACAAAGATTGACAACACGACGGTGACCTCCAGCGGCACCATTACCACAGTGATTTCCAAGAAAAAGGCCGGCGATACCGTAAAATTGACGCTGGTCAGTCTGCAGACGGGCAAGAGCAGCACCATTTCGGTGAAGTTGATTGCACAGACCGGCAAGAGTTGA
- the nifJ gene encoding pyruvate:ferredoxin (flavodoxin) oxidoreductase, producing the protein MDSRKKQTMDGNTAAAHVAYAYTDVAAIYPITPSSPMADTVDQWSAAGRENIFDNQVKVVEMESEAGAAGAVHGSLGAGAITTTFTASQGLLLMIPNLYKIAAEQLPCVIDVAARTVAAQSLNIFGDHSDVMACRQTGCAMLAEGSVQEVMDLSPVAHLSTIEGHVPFINFFDGFRTSHEQQKIRKWDYEDLKDMCDMDAIDNFRKEALNPEHPKMRGSHENGDVFFQHREACNPVYNALPAIVKKYMGKINEKLGTDYDLFNYYGAPDADRVIIAMGSICDVADEVIDYLTAKGEKVGIIKVRLYRPWVSSALLKVIPKTAKKIAVLDRTKEPGALGEPLYLDVATTLREAGMNDVVLTGGRYGLGSKDTPPSSVFAVYTELAKENPRPRFTLGINDDVTHLSLPEVKPAPITSAPGTKECKFWGLGGDGTVGANKNSVKIIGDHTDKYVQAYFQYDSKKTGGVTISHLRFGDKPIHSPYYISQADFVACHNPSYVNQGMKMVQDVKPGGVFMINCQWSDEELAHHLNAEAKKYIADNNIQLYTINAIDKAIEIGMGKRTNTILQSAFFKLANVMPIDDAVDFMKQAAQKSYGKKGQNVVEMNWKAIDAGVDAVHKVDVPASWSNPEADPAPKALKGRPELVKQVREIMEPIARMDGDSLPVSAFVANANGEWEQGASAYEKRGTAVSVPEWDAAKCVGCNQCSFVCSHATIRPFQLTADELAAAPAQTKSRDNKPANEYKFVMSVSPLDCMGCGECVTVCPTGAITMKPQASQADQQAVFDYCVANISKKPSKFGDNTVIGSQFNQPLLEFSGSCAGCAETSYARLITQLFGEKMFISNATGCSSIWGGTASISPYTVNKDSGHGPAWVNSLFEDNAEHGLGIEVGLKTVRENLIKRITKVAESDKASAEMKAAYKKFMDTKDSTKANDEPAKALIAELEKAAAAGCEDSKAILKEKQFIAKKSVWIFGGDGWAYDIGYGGLDHVLASGEDVNVMVFDTEMYSNTGGQASKASNIGEVCQFAASGKEMKKKSLSEMCMTYGYIYVAQIALGANPAQAVKAIAEAEAYPGPSLIIGYAPCELHGVKGGLMNCQNEMKKAVQAGYWNLFTFNPALKAEGKNPFTLTSKAGDTSKYQDFLANETRYSRLNRAFPDRAKDLFARNQKAAEDRYNHLTKLIDLYK; encoded by the coding sequence ATGGATTCCAGAAAAAAGCAAACCATGGATGGCAACACTGCTGCTGCACATGTAGCATACGCCTATACTGACGTAGCCGCCATCTATCCCATTACCCCATCTTCCCCTATGGCAGACACTGTTGACCAGTGGTCTGCTGCTGGCCGGGAGAACATCTTCGACAACCAGGTCAAGGTTGTGGAGATGGAGTCTGAGGCAGGCGCTGCCGGTGCCGTTCACGGCTCTCTCGGCGCTGGTGCTATCACCACTACGTTCACCGCTTCTCAGGGCCTTCTGCTGATGATTCCGAACCTGTACAAGATTGCAGCTGAACAGCTCCCCTGCGTCATCGACGTAGCAGCTCGTACCGTAGCTGCCCAGTCTCTGAACATCTTCGGTGACCACAGCGATGTTATGGCGTGCCGCCAGACCGGCTGCGCTATGCTGGCTGAAGGTTCCGTTCAGGAAGTTATGGACCTGTCCCCGGTTGCACATCTGTCCACAATCGAAGGCCATGTTCCGTTCATCAACTTCTTCGACGGCTTCCGTACTTCCCACGAACAGCAGAAGATTCGCAAGTGGGATTACGAAGACCTGAAAGATATGTGCGACATGGATGCTATCGACAACTTCCGTAAGGAAGCGCTGAATCCAGAGCATCCGAAGATGCGTGGTTCTCACGAAAACGGCGATGTCTTCTTCCAGCATCGTGAGGCCTGCAACCCTGTATATAACGCTCTGCCTGCTATCGTTAAGAAATATATGGGCAAGATTAACGAAAAACTGGGCACCGATTATGACCTGTTCAACTACTACGGCGCACCGGACGCTGACCGCGTCATCATTGCTATGGGTTCCATCTGCGATGTTGCTGACGAAGTCATCGACTATCTGACCGCTAAGGGCGAAAAAGTCGGTATCATCAAGGTTCGCCTGTATCGTCCTTGGGTTTCCTCCGCTCTGCTGAAGGTTATCCCGAAGACAGCTAAGAAGATTGCTGTACTTGACCGCACCAAGGAGCCCGGTGCTTTGGGCGAGCCGCTGTACCTGGATGTTGCTACTACCCTGCGTGAAGCCGGCATGAACGACGTTGTCCTGACTGGCGGCCGCTACGGCCTGGGCAGTAAGGACACACCGCCGTCGTCCGTATTCGCTGTGTATACTGAGCTGGCTAAAGAGAATCCGCGTCCGCGCTTCACTCTTGGCATCAACGATGATGTTACTCATCTGTCTCTGCCGGAAGTTAAGCCTGCTCCGATTACCTCTGCCCCTGGCACCAAAGAGTGCAAGTTCTGGGGTCTCGGCGGCGACGGTACTGTCGGTGCAAACAAGAACTCCGTCAAGATTATCGGCGATCATACCGACAAGTATGTTCAGGCATACTTCCAGTATGACTCCAAGAAGACCGGCGGCGTAACCATCAGCCATCTGCGCTTCGGCGACAAGCCGATTCACAGCCCCTACTACATCAGCCAGGCTGATTTCGTTGCCTGCCATAACCCGTCTTATGTCAACCAGGGCATGAAGATGGTACAGGATGTCAAGCCGGGCGGCGTCTTCATGATTAACTGCCAGTGGTCTGACGAAGAGCTGGCCCATCATCTGAACGCCGAAGCAAAGAAGTATATTGCTGACAACAACATTCAGCTGTACACAATCAATGCTATCGATAAAGCTATCGAAATCGGCATGGGCAAGCGCACCAACACCATCCTGCAGTCCGCATTCTTCAAGCTGGCTAACGTCATGCCGATTGATGACGCTGTCGATTTCATGAAGCAGGCTGCTCAGAAGTCCTACGGCAAGAAGGGCCAGAATGTTGTTGAGATGAACTGGAAGGCTATTGATGCCGGCGTTGACGCTGTACACAAGGTTGACGTTCCAGCTTCTTGGTCTAACCCTGAAGCTGACCCGGCTCCGAAGGCTTTGAAGGGCCGTCCGGAACTGGTCAAGCAGGTCCGCGAGATTATGGAGCCTATCGCCCGTATGGACGGCGACTCTCTGCCGGTTTCCGCCTTTGTTGCAAATGCAAACGGCGAATGGGAACAGGGCGCTTCCGCTTACGAGAAGCGCGGTACTGCTGTCAGCGTACCTGAGTGGGATGCTGCTAAGTGTGTTGGCTGCAACCAGTGTTCATTTGTTTGCTCTCATGCTACGATCCGTCCGTTCCAGCTGACCGCTGACGAGCTGGCTGCTGCCCCGGCACAGACAAAGAGCCGCGACAACAAGCCTGCAAACGAGTACAAGTTTGTCATGAGTGTTTCCCCGCTGGACTGCATGGGCTGCGGCGAATGTGTCACTGTCTGCCCGACCGGCGCTATCACAATGAAGCCTCAGGCAAGCCAGGCCGACCAGCAGGCAGTCTTCGACTACTGCGTTGCCAACATCTCCAAGAAGCCGAGCAAGTTCGGGGACAACACGGTCATTGGTTCTCAGTTCAACCAGCCGCTGCTTGAGTTCTCCGGTTCCTGCGCAGGCTGCGCCGAGACCTCTTATGCACGCCTCATCACACAGCTGTTCGGCGAGAAGATGTTCATCTCCAACGCCACCGGCTGCTCCTCCATTTGGGGTGGTACTGCTTCCATCTCTCCGTATACCGTCAACAAAGATTCCGGCCATGGCCCTGCATGGGTTAACTCCCTGTTCGAGGATAACGCAGAGCACGGCCTGGGCATTGAAGTCGGCCTGAAGACCGTTCGTGAGAACCTCATTAAGCGCATCACCAAGGTCGCTGAATCCGACAAGGCATCCGCTGAAATGAAGGCTGCTTACAAGAAGTTCATGGATACTAAGGACAGCACAAAGGCAAACGACGAACCTGCAAAGGCCCTCATCGCAGAGCTGGAGAAGGCCGCTGCTGCTGGCTGTGAAGACTCCAAGGCTATCCTGAAAGAAAAACAGTTCATTGCTAAGAAATCCGTTTGGATCTTCGGCGGCGACGGATGGGCCTATGATATCGGCTACGGCGGACTGGACCATGTTCTGGCTTCCGGCGAAGATGTCAATGTCATGGTCTTCGATACTGAAATGTATTCCAACACCGGCGGACAGGCTTCCAAGGCTTCCAACATTGGTGAGGTTTGCCAGTTTGCTGCTTCCGGTAAGGAAATGAAGAAGAAGAGCCTGTCTGAGATGTGCATGACTTACGGCTACATCTATGTCGCTCAGATTGCTCTGGGTGCTAACCCGGCACAGGCTGTTAAGGCCATTGCTGAGGCTGAGGCTTATCCGGGTCCGTCCCTCATTATCGGCTATGCTCCCTGCGAGCTGCACGGTGTTAAGGGCGGCCTGATGAACTGCCAGAACGAAATGAAGAAGGCTGTTCAGGCTGGTTACTGGAATCTGTTCACATTCAACCCGGCATTGAAGGCAGAGGGTAAGAACCCGTTCACCCTGACTTCCAAGGCTGGCGATACTTCCAAGTATCAGGACTTCCTGGCCAACGAAACTCGTTACAGCCGTCTGAATCGTGCATTCCCGGACCGTGCAAAGGATTTGTTTGCACGCAACCAGAAGGCTGCTGAGGACCGTTACAATCATCTGACAAAGCTGATTGACCTGTACAAGTAA
- a CDS encoding hemolysin family protein, translating to MPPDPADTTAFPWNSLLLLAVLILINAFFSAAEIAVLMLNKSKVRRMAESGDRKAAELEKLTKDSNRFLATIQVGVTLAGFLSSAAASQSFGSMLAGALRWTGLPHSALQAVASVLITLILSYFSLVLGELVPKQLAIHRAESIAFRFAGILNGLASFFTPLVHLLTASTNLVLRLFGIRPDKEGREAVTEEEIRLLVDEGEEHGVIEETEKDMISNVLDFDDSPVSEMMTHRTEIAAVEDTDTLQDVVHLSMDQGFSRIPVYHEDLDNILGFLYVKDLLPFVGKPPQPVRLTDLMRPAAFVPETQICSRLFQQMTAQHRQIAIIVDEFGGTEGLITLEDLLESIVGNIQDEYDREEEEVVPDGPNRWSVDGALLVEDAEDMTGISLPKGDYDTLAGLMVERLGRIPQAEEHPTVRCGKLCLTALRIQDRRIVRILITREASPKESNP from the coding sequence ATGCCTCCTGACCCTGCCGATACTACGGCTTTTCCGTGGAACAGCCTGCTTTTGCTGGCTGTCCTTATCCTAATAAACGCCTTTTTTTCTGCCGCAGAGATTGCGGTGCTTATGCTGAACAAAAGCAAAGTCCGCCGCATGGCGGAGAGCGGTGACCGGAAAGCCGCTGAGCTGGAGAAGCTTACAAAGGACTCAAACCGCTTCCTGGCGACCATTCAGGTCGGCGTGACGCTGGCAGGGTTTCTGTCCAGTGCGGCGGCTTCACAAAGTTTCGGTTCCATGCTGGCCGGTGCGCTCCGCTGGACAGGCCTGCCGCATTCGGCACTGCAGGCAGTAGCCTCGGTGCTGATTACGCTGATTCTCTCCTATTTTTCTTTGGTACTGGGGGAATTGGTGCCGAAACAGCTGGCGATTCACCGCGCGGAAAGCATTGCATTCCGCTTTGCGGGCATCCTTAATGGATTGGCTTCCTTTTTTACGCCGTTGGTCCATCTGCTGACCGCCAGCACAAACCTAGTCCTGCGCCTGTTTGGTATTCGCCCCGACAAAGAGGGACGGGAGGCAGTTACGGAAGAGGAAATTCGCCTGCTGGTAGATGAGGGGGAGGAACACGGCGTCATTGAGGAAACGGAAAAAGATATGATTTCCAATGTACTGGATTTTGATGACAGTCCGGTTTCTGAAATGATGACGCACCGCACGGAAATTGCGGCGGTGGAAGATACAGATACTCTGCAGGACGTGGTGCATCTTTCCATGGACCAGGGGTTTTCCCGTATTCCGGTTTATCATGAGGATTTGGATAACATTCTCGGTTTCCTGTATGTCAAAGATTTGCTTCCGTTTGTGGGGAAGCCGCCACAGCCGGTGCGGCTGACGGACCTGATGCGTCCGGCAGCTTTTGTGCCGGAAACACAGATCTGCAGCCGGCTGTTTCAGCAAATGACCGCACAGCACCGGCAAATTGCCATTATTGTGGATGAGTTCGGCGGCACCGAGGGATTGATTACATTGGAGGACCTGCTGGAATCCATTGTCGGCAATATTCAGGACGAGTACGACCGGGAAGAAGAGGAGGTCGTGCCGGACGGACCAAACCGCTGGTCCGTTGACGGCGCGCTGTTAGTGGAAGACGCGGAGGACATGACCGGCATTTCACTGCCCAAAGGGGACTATGACACGCTGGCCGGTCTGATGGTGGAGCGACTGGGACGCATTCCACAGGCAGAGGAGCACCCCACGGTTCGCTGCGGGAAGCTGTGCCTGACGGCCCTGCGGATTCAGGACCGGCGCATTGTGCGTATCCTGATTACCCGAGAGGCTTCGCCGAAGGAAAGTAATCCGTAA
- a CDS encoding QueT transporter family protein produces the protein MQKEVKPVLYLAQAGVIAALYVVLTFLANAMGIGSMAIQFRFSELLTILPVLTPAAVPGLAVGCFIGNLSSPLGPVDWIFGTAATLFGALLTRALRNVRWKGLPVAASLMPVVCNAAIIALEISCLAGPNFSFANFSLPLFFSGMATVGIGELVMCTGGGLLLFHVLERSHATQHLFQAQ, from the coding sequence ATGCAGAAAGAAGTAAAACCTGTGCTGTACCTTGCACAGGCAGGCGTCATCGCCGCACTTTACGTTGTCCTTACTTTTTTGGCAAATGCGATGGGCATCGGTTCCATGGCCATCCAGTTCCGTTTCAGTGAACTGCTGACTATTTTGCCGGTCCTAACGCCCGCCGCTGTACCTGGGCTGGCTGTTGGCTGCTTTATCGGCAATCTTTCCAGCCCGCTCGGCCCGGTGGACTGGATATTCGGCACAGCCGCCACCCTTTTCGGGGCACTGCTAACACGCGCCCTGCGGAATGTCCGCTGGAAAGGCCTGCCTGTTGCTGCCTCACTGATGCCGGTTGTGTGCAACGCCGCCATCATTGCGCTGGAAATTTCCTGCCTTGCCGGACCGAACTTTTCTTTTGCCAACTTCAGCCTGCCGCTGTTTTTCAGCGGCATGGCAACGGTCGGCATTGGGGAATTGGTAATGTGCACCGGCGGTGGACTGCTCCTGTTCCATGTACTGGAGCGTTCCCATGCCACACAGCACCTTTTTCAGGCACAGTAA
- a CDS encoding dipeptidase: MRFIDLHCDTLGTCVARSGGKVRLAENSCQLDLKRLKAAGSMAQVFAAFLPTHDTAKEDGITLGPQDLFDQIYACYQKELRINRDTLAPALSGEDILKNDRAGRLSAILGVEDCVLLDGSLRRIASLYKKGVRVMTLTWWYENSLGYPCSPIPADTARGLKPFGKKAVRRMQELGILVDVSHLSDGGFYDVASLSQELHVPFAATHSCARTLCQHPRNLTDDMLRIIGETGSVCGINFCAEFLNGRSGKYTRIDDIVQCARYIRDKAGIDALAIGSDFDGIDSTLEFGDCAGLPKLADALAMYFPADEVEKICWKNALRVLTDALKGTAHRK; this comes from the coding sequence ATGCGTTTTATCGACTTACACTGTGATACATTGGGCACCTGTGTGGCGCGCTCCGGCGGAAAAGTACGGCTGGCAGAGAACAGCTGTCAGCTTGATTTAAAACGTCTGAAAGCCGCCGGCAGCATGGCACAGGTATTTGCCGCCTTTCTGCCCACCCATGACACCGCCAAAGAGGACGGCATCACCTTGGGTCCGCAGGACCTGTTCGACCAAATCTACGCCTGCTACCAAAAAGAGCTGCGCATAAACCGCGATACACTGGCACCGGCACTGTCCGGTGAAGATATTCTAAAAAATGACCGGGCAGGGCGGCTGTCCGCCATTCTCGGCGTAGAGGACTGTGTGCTGCTGGATGGCAGCCTGCGGCGGATTGCCTCCCTGTACAAAAAGGGAGTGCGGGTGATGACACTGACGTGGTGGTATGAAAACAGCCTTGGCTACCCCTGCAGCCCTATCCCCGCGGACACAGCCCGTGGACTGAAACCATTCGGCAAAAAGGCAGTACGCAGAATGCAGGAACTCGGCATTTTAGTGGATGTTTCTCATCTGTCGGACGGTGGTTTTTACGACGTTGCTTCCCTTTCGCAGGAATTGCACGTTCCGTTTGCCGCCACCCACTCCTGCGCACGGACACTCTGCCAGCACCCGCGCAACCTGACCGACGATATGCTCCGCATAATTGGCGAAACCGGCTCGGTATGCGGCATCAACTTCTGCGCGGAATTTTTGAACGGACGCAGCGGCAAATACACCCGCATTGACGACATTGTGCAGTGTGCGCGCTATATCCGTGACAAAGCCGGCATAGACGCGCTGGCCATCGGCTCGGACTTTGACGGCATTGACTCCACGCTGGAGTTCGGCGACTGCGCCGGTCTGCCAAAGCTCGCCGACGCGCTGGCCATGTACTTTCCGGCGGACGAGGTGGAAAAAATCTGCTGGAAAAACGCGCTGCGTGTATTAACGGATGCCCTGAAAGGCACTGCACACCGCAAATAA